The proteins below come from a single Neospora caninum Liverpool complete genome, chromosome IX genomic window:
- a CDS encoding SAG3 protein, related: MVHARLRGAAVVEASPSESHFFAVHGESLKRSLATRFVLVFLLLLASTAGLSGYPSPFVIQAAAATPNVSECVVQDSGGQTTCTCVSTDDRDPKELQATLSSTKSVLQLVCQTGLTCAPDELTQKQVCPENTPDLTKCKNDQGNPKCIDVTTLLAGSAESIGWEAVPEVKNVKAKKLSIPRENLPYSDKKFIVGCLSTPTTNNTAKCKLTVTLEARASVTDKHTVTCAYGKTSNPTHQSIKLSPSQNRFTLVCGSDGEVLPTDYKSTYCFSEEKGNAAKTCGGNYTEVIPAYESSWWNQDSSNHSFSLVIPQDSFPEEETKIVVGCGKKATGSVDGSKKGTSADSSSVCSVEVTIEGVTSSASFSVDTASAFSLVVGFASLLTGLGCVL; this comes from the coding sequence ATGGTGCACGCGCGCctgagaggcgcggcggtcGTTGAGGCCTCACCCTCGGAGTCGCACTTTTTTGCTGTGCACGGAGAGTCACTAAAACGGTCACTAGCAACTCGCTTCGTCCTGGTTTTCTTGCTGTTACTCGCGAGCACAGCAGGGCTATCTGGTTATCCGTCACCCTTTGTGATCCAAGCAGCGGCCGCGACTCCAAATGTTTCAGAGTGTGTTGTGCAGGACAGCGGGGGTCAAACAACGTGTACCTGCGTGTCGACAGATGATAGAGATCCAAAGGAGCTTCAGGCAACACTGTCGTCAACGAAATCTGTTCTGCAGTTGGTGTGCCAAACGGGTCTAACATGTGCGCCAGACGAGCTGACCCAGAAACAAGTATGCCCAGAAAACACACCAGACCTGACGAAGTGCAAGAACGATCAGGGCAATCCTAAATGCATCGATGTCACAACCCTGCTCGCCGGCTCCGCCGAAAGCATTGGATGGGAGGCCGTTCCAGAAGTGAAAAATGTGAAAGCGAAAAAATTAAGCATTCCGCGCGAGAACCTCCCCTATAGCGACAAAAAGTTCATTGTTGGGTGCCTCTCGACTCCCACTACCAACAATACAGCCAAATGTAAATTGACTGTGACTCTTGAGGCGAGGGCAAGCGTGACAGATAAGCATACCGTCACTTGTGCCTACGGAAAGACCAGCAATCCAACACACCAAAGCATCAAACTGAGCCCGTCACAAAACAGGTTCACATTGGTGTGCGGAAGCGATGGAGAAGTTCTCCCGACGGATTACAAAAGCACATACTGTTTTAgtgaggaaaaagggaacgCAGCCAAGACGTGCGGTGGCAACTACACAGAGGTTATCCCGGCGTACGAGAGCAGTTGGTGGAATCAAGACTCAAGCAATCACTCATTTAGTTTGGTGATTCCGCAGGACAGTTTTCcggaggaggaaacgaagatcGTGGTTGGATGCGGAAAGAAAGCTACTGGGTCAGTCGACGGTTCCAAGAAGGGAACATCAGCAGATTCGTCGAGTGTGTGTAGCGTTGAGGTGACGATTGAGGGTGTGAcatcttccgcgtctttttctgtggacACGGCAAGTGCCTTCTCTTTGGTTGTCGGTTTCGCGTCGCTGCTCACAGGGTTAGGTTGTGTGTTGTGA
- a CDS encoding srs domain-containing protein produces MGHVRTQGAAVVDVSSSASQFLNVREVSLKMTLASRLGLVVLLLLASTAGQSGYPSSFVIQAVADEPASECVVQESEGQTTCTCLSTEAGKPKVLQATLSAAKSALQLVCQSDLKCAPDGLSEKQVCPESTTDLKDCKANGPTECVNVTTLLTGNIETVRWEEVNVDSKNPKPKRLTIPTENLPYTDKKFIVGCLDKEGNNAKCKLTVTLEARESVTENQTVTCAYGKTSNPTHQTITLSPSQNSFTLVCGSEGEVLPTEYQNTYCVSQAGTNASAECCGNYTEVIPAYESNWWKEDRSSHSFTLAIPEDGFPEEATNITVGCQQKGADTSNNARDEAVSDSPTVCSVDVTIEGVTSSASSVGTAGAFSFLGGFAALLTGLGPVM; encoded by the coding sequence ATGGGGCATGTGCGAACGCAAGGCGCAGCGGTCGTCGATGTCTCATCCTCGGCATCGCAGTTTCTTAATGTGCGCGAAGTGTCGCTGAAAATGACACTTGCCTCTCGATTGGGATTAGTTGTCCTGCTGTTGCTCGCGAGCACGGCAGGGCAATCTGGGTATCCGTCTTCCTTTGTGATCCAAGCAGTGGCCGACGAACCGGCCTCAGAGTGTGTTGTGCAGGAAAGCGAGGGTCAGACAACGTGCACCTGCCTGTCGACCGAGGCAGGAAAACCAAAGGTACTTCAGGCAACGCTGTCGGCAGCGAAATCTGCGCTGCAGTTGGTGTGCCAATCGGATCTAAAATGTGCACCAGACGGATTGTCAGAGAAACAAGTTTGTCCAGAAAGCACCACAGACCTGAAGGACTGCAAAGCAAATGGTCCGACTGAATGTGTCAATGTCACGACCCTACTCACCGGCAACATTGAGACAGTGAGATGGGAAGAAGTCAATGTCGACTCAAAGAACCCCAAGCCCAAGAGGCTAACTATTCCCACGGAGAACCTTCCATACACCGACAAAAAGTTCATAGTGGGTTGCCTCGATAAGGAAGGAAACAATGCCAAATGCAAGTTGACAGTGACGCttgaggcgagagaaagtgtGACTGAAAACCAGACAGTCACATGTGCCTACGGAAAGACCAGCAATCCAACACACCAAACCATCACGTTAAGCCCCTCTCAAAACAGCTTCACTCTGGTGtgcggaagcgaaggagaagttCTCCCGACCGAATACCAGAACACGTACTGTGTTAGTCAGGCGGGAACGAACGCCTCCGCCGAGTGTTGTGGCAATTACACAGAAGTTATCCCAGCGTACGAAAGCAACTGGTggaaggaagacagaagcAGTCACTCATTCACTCTGGCGATTCCAGAGGATGGTTTTCCGGAGGAGGCAACGAATATCACGGTTGGCTGCCAACAGAAGGGTGCTGACACATCCAACAATGCCCGGGATGAGGCTGTATCGGATTCACCGACTGTTTGCAGCGTTGACGTGACGATTGAGGGTGTCACTTCGTCAGCATCCTCTGTGGGCACGGCTGGTGCATTCTCTTTCCTTGGAGGTTTCGCTGCGTTGTTGACAGGGTTAGGGCCTGTGATGTGA